CTCTCGGCTTCAGATTTCGAATCGAACGGCCCTATAAACATATACGTCCATGAAGATATGCTTCCAGGCTCGCCAAGGAAAGGTGTGCTGACGATCTTGTGAGGATAGGTGTCTTTGTTGCCCGTGCCGGGTGCAGCACGACCAATAAAAACCTTCCACTTGTCGAAAACGTCACGCTCCTTGGCGATTTCAGATCTTGCGATATATCCGACACCTCCATTCCTGTAAACCTTGAGGTCGTTTTTTGACTTTTGATCTTTGCCCCGAAAGGTGCTTTCAAGCCCAAATGCACCGATTGAACTGACCAATTGCATGAACATCTTCGATTCAGGAAGCTCCAAGGACTTGGTGTTACCTGTTTCCACTGCAGCAACCTTTTTGAGGATTGACAGTCCTTCATTAAATCGGATGAAAACGTCAGCGCCTTTTTCAAGAAGCGGACGAGTTACTGTCGAGACAGGCCAGTCTTTGAAATGGGTGGAGACTTTGCATGTTCCTGGATTATCGCGATCCCAGAGAAAGTAGCAGATGCCGCCCTTGCCCCCCATGCCTCCTTGAAACACTTCAGATGCGCTGAGATAGTCGTCAATTGAGCGCAGGCGATCATCGGTGAGCATCGATTCCCGAAACTCATCAAGGCCCATGCCTCCCGAGAACCACCGCGAGGGAATCACAAATGACATGTAGCGTGGTTCGAGCTTTTTGGCTTGAAGAACGAAATCCTGATAGATTGGGCGCGCCTGCGTGCCGAATCCATCTGTGTTAAGTTGATACGGCGGATTTCCGATGATTACGTCAAATTGCATATTGCCTCCAAAAATCTCGGCAAGCCGAGTTTTGATGTTATCGGTGTGAATGAACGCATAAGCGTGAGTTTCAAGTCCTTCCGCCCGGTCGAAGATGGATTTAGGTGCACCGCAAAATTTGCACTTGGTTTCATCCCATGTGTGTTCTATTCGCCTGAACCAGATGTTGCCATCCTTGCTAGTGAAGGATTTGACGATGGAGTGTTTACCGTTGGCCTGCTTGGAGCAATAGACGCTGCGCCGCGCGAGCAGACTGGTGATCCGCGTGATGCCGATGCCGAAAACCTGCCGCGTCAGGATGTGATCCACGCGTTTCTGCAGATCGGGAATTTGCGCCTCCAGTCCTTTCGTGAGCCGGCTGGTGATCTCGCGCAGAAATACGCCGGACTTCGTACAGGGATCAAGGAACTTCACTGTCTTGTCTTCCCAGAGATTCGCTCCCTTGTTATTTGCCGCCCACGCCTCGGCCAGCGTGTCGAGCATCCGGTTGGCGAGTTCAGGCGGTGTGAATACTTCGTCGTTGGAAAGGTTTGCGATGCATGTCAGTACGTCCGGATTGCGCCCGCGTAAGGTAAAACCCGCTTTGTCACTCATACGGCAATCTCCTGAGCCGTCGCTGCGAGCTCAACTACAGTCATCGGATGATAAGTTTTGGTCGGCGTAAAAATTTCATGTTTGTCAAGATGAGCGAAAAGAGTACCCTCCGCGCTGAAGGCCGATGACTGCGTGAGGCTATCGTAGCGAAAGTCCCGACGTTGGAATTTTCCCTTGCCCAGATAGCCCCATTCTGCAAAGAGGATCGGGGAACCGTCATGCGCACGCATTTTCATAGCGTCGCCGTGGACAAGGTTTTGCGAAAGCACGTATGATGCGGCACGATACAGATCGTCCGATGGATCGAGATTCAAGTACTCGGCAAAGATATCCAGCAGGTTCGCGCGGCACTCACTGATGTTGTCCGGCAGAAGTTCAATCCCATAAATGCACATCAGAGCAAGCAACGCGTAGTGTCGTTTTTCAAAATCGGACTTCCCGAATTTCAGCTCTACAGCAGCAAGTTTGCGTCGCAGAATCTGAACAAGGAAGTTTCCGCTCCCGCACGCCGGCTCCAAAAAGCGGGAATCAATACGCTCGGATTCGTCTTTGACGAGATCGAGCATCGCTTCGACCATCCACGCGGGAGTAAAGACCTCTCCGTGGTCAGCGATACGTTGTTTAGATTTGGTGAGGTTCATTAAATTTTATCAAAAAATCATTAGTTAAACTAACGACATTAATCACGGAATACAACGGGCTTTTTTTTTGGATTTTTCTAATATTACGTTTGCCTCCATGGCCGCTGCAGACCAGTCGCTAAAAGAAAAACCGTGCCTTAATAAGAACAAGATCGAGATGGATTTTGTAAATATGAATGCCGATGTAACCGAAATGCTTAATCGCGTATCAAAGAATACCCAAAAAACAGTATCCGAATTGCGCAATACAGAGATGGATCAACATAAAATGATTTCAGTGCTTAGTCGGTTGTTTCATAAAACGATTTAAACAGTACGATAAAGATTGGAATCATAACTGTTTTTGCTCTTTTTCTATCCTCATTTAACCCTTGTTGTGAGATTCATCTCCCAAGATTTATAGTTTCGCCAATCCTCATCATTTTGACGCGCATTCTCGTTGCATTCTTTTTTTTCATAACGTTCAAATCATCGGATCGCGCTGAATGCGATAGTTTCGTTTTCCCCTTACACGTCCGTCGGTACGCTTGATCCGGTACGTGCCGCGCCGACACTTGCCGCTACTACCGCACCGATCGCAATACATTGGGACAGCGTGAGGTATTCGTCGAGCAGCAAAAAACCGATCACCGCAGCGTACGCAGGTTCCATACTCATCAGTATGCCAAAAACTTTGGGAGGCATACGGCGTAGTGCTTCGATCTCAAAACTGAACGGAATCACCGAGGACAAAAACGCAACCACTAAAGCAAAAGGCAGTACGGGAATGATATTGAGCCACTGGGGTGCGTCGGCGATTTTGACGGGTATCAGCACCAAACTGCCTACGCACATCGCGATCGTGAGACCGACAGAGCCCGAAGTCGCACTGCCCAACTTCTCACCGAGTATGATGTACAAACCCCAGCATG
This DNA window, taken from bacterium, encodes the following:
- a CDS encoding Eco57I restriction-modification methylase domain-containing protein, whose translation is MSDKAGFTLRGRNPDVLTCIANLSNDEVFTPPELANRMLDTLAEAWAANNKGANLWEDKTVKFLDPCTKSGVFLREITSRLTKGLEAQIPDLQKRVDHILTRQVFGIGITRITSLLARRSVYCSKQANGKHSIVKSFTSKDGNIWFRRIEHTWDETKCKFCGAPKSIFDRAEGLETHAYAFIHTDNIKTRLAEIFGGNMQFDVIIGNPPYQLNTDGFGTQARPIYQDFVLQAKKLEPRYMSFVIPSRWFSGGMGLDEFRESMLTDDRLRSIDDYLSASEVFQGGMGGKGGICYFLWDRDNPGTCKVSTHFKDWPVSTVTRPLLEKGADVFIRFNEGLSILKKVAAVETGNTKSLELPESKMFMQLVSSIGAFGLESTFRGKDQKSKNDLKVYRNGGVGYIARSEIAKERDVFDKWKVFIGRAAPGTGNKDTYPHKIVSTPFLGEPGSISSWTYMFIGPFDSKSEAESVLSYLTCRLTRFLILLHKPSQDTTRRVYTFVPKQKWTKKWTDEELYKKYGISANEIAFIEKVVRPMSLDDSDDE
- a CDS encoding N-6 DNA methylase, which produces MNLTKSKQRIADHGEVFTPAWMVEAMLDLVKDESERIDSRFLEPACGSGNFLVQILRRKLAAVELKFGKSDFEKRHYALLALMCIYGIELLPDNISECRANLLDIFAEYLNLDPSDDLYRAASYVLSQNLVHGDAMKMRAHDGSPILFAEWGYLGKGKFQRRDFRYDSLTQSSAFSAEGTLFAHLDKHEIFTPTKTYHPMTVVELAATAQEIAV